In Candidatus Woesearchaeota archaeon, the sequence CTCAACATGATAAGAAAGTGGTTTGTTTTGATTATCATTCTTATTTTTTTCTTGTTTGTTAACTACCATTGCATTGCTTTCTGGTTTCTCAGGTTTTATTTCATAAGGTTTACTAATCGCAGAGGATTTTTGTTCTTGAGAATTATTTTCGAGATTAATTTTTTTAAGAATTTTCTTATGTTCTTTTTTTGTTGTCTTTGCTGAAGTGTTCTTTTGAGAACTTTTCTTTGTAGAAGTTTTTTTATGTATGCTTTTCTTTTTACTTGCCAATCAAGTCACCCTCTTTTTTGTTACGCGTAATACGTATTTATTTTCCCCGAATAAAATTAATAAGACTGCTAATTTTTTGCGATAATGCTTGTTTTCTTTTTTCATAGCTTTCAAGAGTTTCTTCAATATCTCCTAATTTTTTTTGAACTGCTAATTCTTTATCTATCGCATTAAACGCTTCTACTTTCTTTTTGAGCACTTCTAACTCTTTTTTAAGGCTATCTTTTTCGTGCTCAAGATCACTAATAAGATCACCTGTTTTAATTTTTTTAGAGAATAAATTCTCAAAGCTATCATATATTTTTTTACCCATATCAGCATAATTTTTTACTTCTTCAACTTTTATTTTTGCAGATTTAAGAAGCGTATCTTGTTGTCGCTCAATTTCTTCTCGTTTTGAACCAACTAGTTTTCCAAGTTTCTTAATATTTTGTTGTTTGTTTTCTTCAATATTATTTGTTATGGAAAGTAAGTCTTTTTTTATTTTTGTTATACGTTCTTCTGTTCCTTGAATATTTTTCATTTCAGAAGTTAAATTATCCGATACTGCTTTAAGTTCCTTTAAACTATGTTGAATGGTTTTTTCTATTTCATCTTTACTATAACGAAGTTCGCCTACTTTTGTTTCAAAGACTTCAAGCTTTGTTTCTTCTTTTTTAAGATCTTCAACGGATTGCTGGTATGCTTTATCAAAACTATCGAGTTGATTATTATATTCTTGAATAAACTTCTTGTAAACTTCTTGTTGCTCAGCGATATCTTTTGAAATATTTTTCTTTAATTCATCATAATGCTCAAGTTCTTTCATTTCTTTACGAACAGTTTCTAATTCATCTTTAATTCTGCCTTGAACTGTTGCGAATTCTCGTCGAACTGTTTCAAAACCAGATGTTTCATTATCAATTGCTTTAATTGTTGCATCTATTTTTCTCTCGAACGCATCTTTTTCAGATAATGCTTGTTTTGCTGAAACTTTAACTGTTTCTTCATCAATTTTTCGTTCTTCGACATACATTTTAGAAAATTTATAGGAAACTGAAACAACCTTCTCTTGTTCTAAGAGTTCTATCCAATCTTCGACAACATCTTTAGAAACACCAAGTAATTTTGCTGCTCGCTCAGAAGTAAGTTTTTTATGATCGTGAATGAGTTGGACAAATTTATCAATACCGGTAGTTATGTTCTTCATACTAAAAGAATTATTAAATACCATAGTTAAAAAAGTTGTGTAACTACTCTAAAAAGAAAAAACGCCCATAACTCTCGTTTTGCTCAGCCTGAGCCTAAATTAATTAAGTTAAAGTTATGGACAAGTTACATTATTATAATCCAATCCAGAAATTTCGTATAAACCCACTCTATCTTGCGTTGTTACAAAATAAAATGAGGAAGAAACACCGTCCACAGCGCAAACTTTTGATCCAGCGATAGCATTAAAATACATATAATCTACTTTAATTCTGTTTTCATAAACATCAATATCTTGTGCTGCAAGAAGCCCTACATTAACAACACTTTCAATTCCTTGAGGATGCGAGGTGATATTATTTTCAAATCGTTGCAAGAACGATGGTGCGTTTGGATTAGCAAGGTAATATGAGTCATTAAGAAACTTTTGTAAGTTTGAGGTGTCATTATCAGTGGTGTTCACTAAAAATGTTTCTGGAAAAACACGAATAGTATTAGAAAGACGATTATAAGTAAAGACGCTATAGAGAGGATCTCGCAAATCGTAAATAGGTACGGTAGTCACATAGGTTTGCTCAAACTCCCAAGACGCAATACCTGTAGTATCTGTAATATTAATAGCCATATCAACACCCACATCAACTGCCCATGGCGATGATTGGTTAAGATGCACAGCAAGCACAGTCATATTTGCAGTAAGTCCTATATGCCGTGCTAAACTATTAACTTTATCTAAATAATCAAGAAAACTTGAGTCATTCAAAAGAGGAGCGACTTGTCCACTAATAGTGCCATTAAAAAATGTTTCTGCAAAAGCAATTTCTGTATCATTAAAAAATTCCTCTGCATTGGAAATATAATCTTCTAAAGCAAGAAGTGTACGAAACGAAGAGATGTATGTTGCTCGATGAATATCTTGATTAAAATCAGTTACGAAGTCATTCATAACAACAATTCTGTTTTCATGTAAATCTTGTCTATCTTGATAAGTATATTTATTTACTGCTAAAAAAACAAAAATAATGATCATTGAAAGAAGAGTTGCTGCTATTAAATAAGTAAATCCTTTTTTGCTTTTTAATAAATTCATATTATTCCCACACACTCGTTTGTACAATACTTGGTCCCCAAAGGTAAGGAACGCCACTTACTAAAGTAATAGTAATTTCAAGGTCTGCTTCTGTTAAGTCAACAATCACTTGACCATCATGATCAGGGTCGAGTTGGCGAAGCAAATGATAAGTTGCTGAATCATATGCATCATAAGGATTATAGGTAATATCTGTTGCCGTGTAATTACAAGCATTTACTCCTGCATAGTCTTTGGGAATAAGAACATTTGAAAAAATTCCTGCTTCAGATTCTATATTCCAGTTACAGCCCTCATGCACTTCAAATGTTTGCGATCGAGGTGTTGATGCATTAATAAGTGCTGTATAAATTAAAGTATTGTTTGGTGAACACGCAGAGTTATTTGTTGGCGAATCTCCTACTTCTAAAATAATACTATTGTTAGCACCAACCAATAATGTTGTTGAAGGAATTTGAATAAGAAAAGGGTCTCCTAATAAGACGTAGTCAGTTCCATAATCAGAAAGATTAAAGACTTCAACACCATTTACTAGAACTGATTTAGTCCAATGCTTCGATGAAAAAGAGGTAACCATCGCATCAGTTATCTGAATACCTGCAGGAATAGGTATGGTTGCATCACAACCCCCAAATTGTTCTGATTCAAACGTTAAAGAAATTTTTCCTTGATTATCTGGCGCAACTAAAGGATCATAATATAAATCTATGTACGAACCATTATACAAATAGGCTGTTGAATAATTCCCCAAAATTTCTAAGGTTTGAGAAGAATAATTAGCTGCAACTAAAATTTGATTTGAAATATTTTCATAAATTTGTGCAAGCGCAGAAACATTTGTTGCATTATAATATAATGAACTATTACAGGCTATTTGCTCCATAACAGCATGTCCCGAAGCACTCATTCCTTCACCAAACCCTATAGCATAAACGGTTATATTATCCATACATGCTTGTTGTGCTGCAGCAATTGCATCATTTTGTGATTGCGTACTATCACTTCCTTGACCGTCATATTCATGAATATCGCCACCACAATGACGTGTTGGTTCTCCATCACTTAATACAACAATAAATTTATCATCTATTGATACGTTAATTAAATCTCTTGCTCGGTTAATACCGCAACAAGTACAGGTTGCACCGTTTGCAGAGTATGTATCTATTTCAGCATCTAACACTCCTTGTACATTTGTTAAAGCTGTTGCAGGGTTTGCATCATAAGAAAAATCAACTAAACCTATTTCATGCAAGGTTGAATCATTAAGAATTGTTTCAATAAAAAGATGTCCTGCTTCTTTTGCAATGTCAAGTAAAGTGCCATTGCACGTAGAAGTTGTTTTATTATAAATAACGTGATTTCTTGTTGTTGATGTTCCTCCACATTCATTTGAAACACAAGTCGTTGCAAGTTCGCATTCCCTATTAAACCACCAAGCCCACCAAAAATATTCATAGCTACAATATTCTACATCTTGTGTAAAATATCTTCCACAATCAGCCATACTTCCTGAAATATCAGTTACTAAAAAAGAATCAGAAGGTTTTCCGGCAGTTGCAATAGTAATATTTGAAAGATTTGTTGTTCCAACTCGCAAAGGTATCTGTGTTGGGGGTAATGATTGATTTATTCGGGAGTAAACAATGTGTTGGGTAGTATTTTGTCCTGGTGAAATAAAAATGGTTTCGTTTGCAAGTACAACAAACGTATCATATTCATTATATAAAAAAAGATTCATTGTCCAGTTTCTGATAAGGCCTTGTGCTGCAAACGCATCATACATATTAATAAACCCTGCAATTTCAGGAAGATAATATCGTTTATAGCCAGGTGTGCTTGGATCTTTTACTGTATCTGTTGTATAAACAACTTTTAAAAATCCTCCTGAAACATAAGATGAGCTTAAGTTAGAAGTGAAAAATAAAGTTATATTATTTTCATTTGATTGAAACGAATTATTACAAGCCATAAGATTCCATAAACTAATTTCTCCAGCAGCACCTGTTCTTGAACCGCCACAAAGAATTCCATTAAGATATAAATCAAATGTTCCTGAAGTTTCTATTTTAAGATCGCTTGATAACAATCGAGAAGTTTGAAAATCAGCAGGCAGTTCTAAATTAACAGATATATTACCCTGACCGTAAAAACCTCCAAAATAAGCATATGATGCGGTTTTTTTATTGCGTACTTTTTTGAGGTATGCTGATGAACTAGAGCCCGATATAGGTGCTCCTTTTGCAATGCCCGATATCATTCGTCGACTGACTGCTAAATTAGTAATTGCTGAATCATTTTGTAAATAAATTGAGTCTGATTCAATAGAAAATTGTATATTAATATCTGGCGGTAAAGATTCATTGGTTACTAAAAAGAATAATTGATTTGCTTTTGTTGTTTTATTTAGAGCCCAATATTCACCTATTTGTTCAAGTACAGTATTATTAACTGTAGTAATATTTCCATTCGCAATTTCTGCTAGTACAAAAGGTGCGTTCATATCAATTATGTGAATTGCTCCAAGTACATTAAGTAAGTCTTGTGTAAGAAATGTTTTTTCATCAATAGACGGTTCATAAAATGAAAGGGTTAAAAGCGTTGCAGCAACACCAACTAAAAGTAATCCTGCAAAGAGGGCATCCATAGAGTAATATATTCCTTTTCGTTTCATCATTTAGCTCCCTATTAATTCCAAGAGTAAATTACTAATTGTAATAATGTGTTATTGTGTGCTATGAGTCGTGTCGTGTGTACTAAATTATCATAGGTAATAGTTGTTAAGTCTGGCTCGCATGTTGTTGTGTTGTATAAAAGAGGATAACCATGCAAACAAGTAGTGATATTAAGTATGTCTGTTGAGTTTTTAAAAAAGAAGAGATATTCATTATTGACATGAAATATTATTTTTGTTCGATTGTACTCTAAGGAATCAAATTGCGTAAGTTTAGTTATGTTTAATTGAGAAGCACTCATAAGTCCTGGAACAATAACTGTTGTATTATTCCAATTTTGCGGATAACCCGCATCGACGAGTTGGTCTGAAATGTAAAGATTATCTCGGTATAAATCTTCATACTCACTTGAAGGAATTAAACCTAATAAAACTTTTACTGCAATAAGAAGAAGAAATATAAAACCAACCATACCAAGAATAAAATCTATAGTGAACATCTGTCCTTTACATTGAGGGTTTACTCGCTTCATCTTTTTTTCGCCTTAATTAATTTAAATACAATACATCATTTACTTTTCGCAGCATATTTGCGCCTTTAATAAATGTACCATTAACAACAGGGGTTGGATAATAAATTTCTTGATTTGCAAATTGTAAACTAATAAATCCGTTGTATGTTGAAGTGTTACCTAAAACAATCGTGTAATTATGTGTTGCAACTTTTGTTGGTAAAATAAATGTTCGTTGGTATCCGTCTTGCATGCGAGAAGCAAGTAAGAGTTCTTGTTGGATACCTCGTCCTAAATCATCAAGTTGATAATATGCTTGTTCTGTTGTTTTATCTGCTGATAAATAAACCATGGCAGCAACTAAAGTAAACATGAAAAAAAAACCAGTTACTAAAAGCAAAATAAATTCTATAGAGACTTGACCTCGTCGCATTTTTATGTATCCTCTAAAGAAACTACTGCGCCTTGCGCTTTCACAACAATTTTATGTGTACCTTCAAAAGTCTTAAGCGTTCCTGTTAAATTAATGGTTGTATCTTTCACATAAGTGTAATTATAAGTTGCTCCTTGCATAGTAAACACAAGTGCTTTGTTAGTTATACTTGCTAAAATAATTCCATCAGGAAACGTGACCCTAATAGTTTGTTGTGCAGGCGAACCCATAAAATAAACTTCTGATGCTGCATCAATAATTTCGGATGCTGCTTTTTCAAGTTGCGCGTTGGCAATATCTGATTGCAAATTACTCGTCTGTGTTGCAAAAATAATAACCAAAGGCATCGTCATTAAGAATGCTATAGAGAAAATTATCAAATACTCCATAGCAACTTGCGCTCTAGTCTCCCCTCTCATAAGAATAATTCACCTTAAAGCCCTATTTAAAGATAGTGTGCCTATCAAACAGTTAAAACAAATGTTGCAGCAACGAGTAATGCAACAATTACCTACCAACTCAGAAACAGTGCTACCTTGCAAAAAAACAAACGATAAGCATTCCAATGCTTTAGCTAAGGAATTACCGCGACTCGTTTGCAGTATTTGCCATGCAGAGCATGCAATAATATTGCGTAGCACGTGAACAATCAAATCAAAGAATAAGAAAGAAAAAGAAAGAAAAAAAAGAAAACGTGCTCAAAAATCAAACATAATCTTTGGCACGCTTTACAGCGAAAATAAAAAAAAAGAAGTTAAGCCGCAGGCTTAACTGTATTTACCTTGTACAGAACCTGTATGTGGAATGGTTTGCCCAGTTTCCGCATTAACATAATCAAACTGAAGATCTGCTTTAAATTTGGTTCCAGCTGAAGGTACAGTTCCTAAATCATCACAGTCCCAAGTTACAAGGAAAGTTTCACCTTGAGGAATGGTTACACCTGTAGCATCTGCGCTATTATACGTTGCATTAATCACCGCATTTGCACACACTGTTGAACCTTGAGCAGTTAAAGCTCCAGTCATAGGAAGCGTAATACCTGTTCCCTTATTGTTTACAAATGCAACTTCTAAGGAGTTTGTTGCTCCGTCAATAACTGCATTATCTACATTTGCTAATGGTGCTCCAAAAGTGGTTCGCTCAGGCAAAAGGTTTTCGGGGCTTAATACACCAAAATACGCCAAAGCTGCAATTGCTAAAAGTACTACTAGAATTGCCCAACCATAGGTCATTAAGAACTCCATAGCTGCTTGTGCTCGTTTTTTCATCATTATTAATACACCTCTTTATAGTTATATAAAGACTATATAGCATAGACCTGGAGAAAATAGTTTATAAAGATTTCGTTTTTTGAGGAAAAATGTATACTGATATAGATATTTTTAGTAGTTTTCTGCATGTTGGCTGTTTGAGAAAGACTTATATACAAGCACGTGCAAGAAATCAACGATGAGTATCACAACAACGATTCGGCACTTTAATTGCGTGTTTGATCTAGTGAATACTACATCCATCAAGAAATATCCTTGGATGTTGTAAAAACCAGCAAAAACAACTGGAATTGCAACAGACAAGGAAACCAAAAATACTTCTTAAAGTTGCAATCCCAAAAGAAGGCAGCAGGCTGTTTCAGGACACCGACCGCTGAAAAGCAGTTGGCCGATAACACCTGCACCCCGAACGCTAACTAGCAGCATTCTCGGAAGCTGAGGTGTAAAAAAAATGGGAGCATGTGTACTCTGTGAAGAGCAAATAACAACACCTCTAGGACCTGAAAGACTAGGGGAACAAATAGAAGCATGGATTAATGAAACTGATAGCAATATGCTTAAAAGTTTTCGGAAAGCATCTGATGAACTACTGGATGTGAATCGGTTTACCGATGATATCTGTATTGTGAATAAGACGCCCATGCATGTTTGTGCTTATTGTTATACAGAACACATTTTCAAATGGCTCCTAACAACTAAGCCCTCGTGGGAACAAGTAAGAAGTTTCCTCTTGCACTTTGATTATGACACCAGCAAGTATGGTTATGCAGTGAGACCTGAGGCTAAAATTGACGCCTAGATATTTTTATTATTTATCTCTTGTCAGAGCACTTCGCCCCGGCAAGTAAATCGCTGTGAAGCGTGCCGAAAACCATTTTGGTTTTCGTGCATTTTCTTTTATTTTTTAATAGTTTTTTTATGTTCTATTCTTAGATTCCAATAATAAACAAATCAATTTGTTTGAAGAATTTCATCGAAATAATTGAGAAATAAAATATAGCGGGAAGAGGATTCGTTGAGCCTGCGAAACGTGCCAAAAACCCTTGGTTTTTGAGCATGTTCAAATCCTTTCGTTGAAGAATTACATTGAAGTAATCAAGAAATAAAATATAGCGGGAAGAGGATTTGAACCTCCGACCTCAGGGTATCTCTGCCACAAAGCAAGACACAGAGTGTGTGCGTCTTGCTCGCGGGCTTATGAGCCCTGCGAGCACTCCTGGCTGCTCCATCCCGCTATAAGAAAGGGATGGAGTTAAAGAACCCGACACCATTTATAAATGTTGTCGGTTTAAGTGTCCCTGATAGTCATAAAACAACCAAAATCGAAGATTCTTCGAGAAAAC encodes:
- a CDS encoding VWA domain-containing protein; this encodes MMKRKGIYYSMDALFAGLLLVGVAATLLTLSFYEPSIDEKTFLTQDLLNVLGAIHIIDMNAPFVLAEIANGNITTVNNTVLEQIGEYWALNKTTKANQLFFLVTNESLPPDINIQFSIESDSIYLQNDSAITNLAVSRRMISGIAKGAPISGSSSSAYLKKVRNKKTASYAYFGGFYGQGNISVNLELPADFQTSRLLSSDLKIETSGTFDLYLNGILCGGSRTGAAGEISLWNLMACNNSFQSNENNITLFFTSNLSSSYVSGGFLKVVYTTDTVKDPSTPGYKRYYLPEIAGFINMYDAFAAQGLIRNWTMNLFLYNEYDTFVVLANETIFISPGQNTTQHIVYSRINQSLPPTQIPLRVGTTNLSNITIATAGKPSDSFLVTDISGSMADCGRYFTQDVEYCSYEYFWWAWWFNRECELATTCVSNECGGTSTTRNHVIYNKTTSTCNGTLLDIAKEAGHLFIETILNDSTLHEIGLVDFSYDANPATALTNVQGVLDAEIDTYSANGATCTCCGINRARDLINVSIDDKFIVVLSDGEPTRHCGGDIHEYDGQGSDSTQSQNDAIAAAQQACMDNITVYAIGFGEGMSASGHAVMEQIACNSSLYYNATNVSALAQIYENISNQILVAANYSSQTLEILGNYSTAYLYNGSYIDLYYDPLVAPDNQGKISLTFESEQFGGCDATIPIPAGIQITDAMVTSFSSKHWTKSVLVNGVEVFNLSDYGTDYVLLGDPFLIQIPSTTLLVGANNSIILEVGDSPTNNSACSPNNTLIYTALINASTPRSQTFEVHEGCNWNIESEAGIFSNVLIPKDYAGVNACNYTATDITYNPYDAYDSATYHLLRQLDPDHDGQVIVDLTEADLEITITLVSGVPYLWGPSIVQTSVWE